TAGCAGAAATCGCCTCGACATTTCTGCCCCAAACAAAAAACCCCCAACAACAATTAAGTTATCGGGGGTTTTTCGTTATTCAATAATGGCGGAGAGATAGGGATTCGAACCCTAGGTACCGGTGAAGGTACAACGGATTTCGAATCCGTCCCATTCGGCCACTCTGGCATCTCTCCAACGGCGCGCATCATAACAGTGTGTTTCGCGAAAGCAAACCAAAAAATCGATTTTTTTCCGTGCTATCAGATGCTTGCGTCGATTACAGCGGTACGCCGAGACGGTTGGCGACTTCTTCGTAGGCTTCGATGACGTCACCGAGGCCTTGGCGGAAGCGGTCTTTGTCCATCTTCTTCTTGGTGGCTTTGTCCCACAGGCGGCAGCCATCCGGGCTGAATTCGTCGCCCAGGACGATGGTGCCGTCGTGGAACACGCCGAATTCGAGTTTGAAGTCGACCAGCAGCAGGCCTGCGTCGTCGAACAGCTTGCTCAGCACGTCGTTGACCTTGAGGGACAACTCCTTCATGCGTACCAATTGCTCAGCGGTGCCCCAGCCGAATGCCACTACGTGGGATTCGTTGATGAACGGGTCGCCCTTGGCGTCGTCCTTCAGGAACAGCTCGAACGTGTAAGGGTTGAGCTTGAGGCCCTCTTCCACGCCCAGGCGCTTGACCAGGCTGCCGGCGGCGTAGTTACGCACGACGCATTCGACCGGGATCATGTCGAGCTTCTTGACCAGGCACTCGTTGTCGCCCAGCAGTTTGTCGAATTGGGTCGGAATGCCGGCCGCTTCGAGTTTCTGCATGATGAAGGCGTTGAACTTGTTGTTCACCATGCCTTTGCGATCAAGCTGTTCGATGCGCTTGCCGTCGAACGCCGAGGTGTCGTTGCGAAACAGCAGGATCAGGCGGTTGGCGTCGTCGGTCTTGTATACCGACTTGGCTTTGCCGCGGTAGAGTTCTTCACGTTTTTCCATGATGGGCTCCGCTTGCTAAATGGTGGGCTAGGCGATGTGTCGCCAGTCGAGCCCTGAATCTTGATCGGCCAGTTGCAGCCAGTCCGGGTCGCACCCAAGAGTGTCGACAAAACATTGCCGGGCCAGCTGCGGCAGGTTGTTCTTGCTGCTCAGGTGGGCCAGGACCAGGTGTTGCAAGTCTTGCCAGCCCAACTCATACACCAGGTACGCCGCCTGGTGGTTGTTCAA
The window above is part of the Pseudomonas sp. KBS0710 genome. Proteins encoded here:
- the purC gene encoding phosphoribosylaminoimidazolesuccinocarboxamide synthase, which produces MEKREELYRGKAKSVYKTDDANRLILLFRNDTSAFDGKRIEQLDRKGMVNNKFNAFIMQKLEAAGIPTQFDKLLGDNECLVKKLDMIPVECVVRNYAAGSLVKRLGVEEGLKLNPYTFELFLKDDAKGDPFINESHVVAFGWGTAEQLVRMKELSLKVNDVLSKLFDDAGLLLVDFKLEFGVFHDGTIVLGDEFSPDGCRLWDKATKKKMDKDRFRQGLGDVIEAYEEVANRLGVPL